From Brienomyrus brachyistius isolate T26 unplaced genomic scaffold, BBRACH_0.4 scaffold42, whole genome shotgun sequence, one genomic window encodes:
- the LOC125722821 gene encoding uncharacterized protein LOC125722821, translating to MAQKHAQAMSAFVTRNATEADQVTSAEVKMAMLCAKNNIPFSFHDDFNKCVADMFPDSAIARKYSTGKTKATQLIKGAIAAELQDELAKTCRSQPFSLMCDESNNRTTDKEFVILTRLYDEATLQVATRFLEMPTCNVGNAENLYGKLSEALRKRGVSWDNLIAFNSDNVSVMKGRHNSVISRLKTSQPHIQDLGCICHLVQLATGCGIRAAQVPVEDILVGIYTHFDKR from the exons ATGGCACAAAAACATGCCCAGGCGATGTCAGCATTCGTGACGAGAAATGCCACTGAGGCAGACCAGGTCACAAGTGCAGAGGTAAAAATGGCAATGCTGTGTGCCAAAAACAACATTCCTTTCTCCTTCCATGATGACTTCAACAAGTGTGTAGCTGACATGTTCCCGGACTCTGCTATTGCACGAAAATACTCAACGGGAAAAACGAAGGCTACTCAACTCATCAAAG GTGCCATAGCAGCAGAACTACAGGATGAGTTGGCCAAAACATGCCGATCTCAGCCCTTTTCACTGATGTGTGACGAATCCAACAACAGAACAACAGACAAAGAATTCGTCATCCTGACTAGACTCTACGATGAGGCCACTCTGCAGGTCGCTACAAGATTCCTGGAGATGCCTACATGCAATGTAGGAAATGCAGAAAATCTGTATGGAAAGCTGAGTGAGGCATTAAG AAAAAGAGGCGTCTCATGGGATAACCTGATTGCCTTTAACTCTGATAATGTGAGTGTTATGAAAGGCCGACATAACTCGGTCATCAGCAGACTGAAGACCAGCCAGCCCCACATCCAGGACCTTGGCTGCATCTGCCACCTGGTACAGCTGGCCACTGGCTGTGGCATCAGAGCAGCCCAGGTACCGGTGGAAGACATCCTAGTGGGGATATACACCCACTTTGATAAAAGGTAA